In Solanum lycopersicum chromosome 5, SLM_r2.1, the following are encoded in one genomic region:
- the LOC138348790 gene encoding uncharacterized protein: protein MDHLIGENRDLWGVILDGPTIPIKITTDGITKIPKERKEWNVKDKLAIQNNAKAKKIVICGIGPDESNRISSCQDAKAIWETMRTDYEGTTQVKKSKIDNLTRQYELFRMAEGETIQDMHTRFTSIINEMYSLGEIVPNKKAVRKLLSVLPETWKSKVEAITKARDLDSLGMD from the coding sequence ATGGACCATCTTATTGGCGAAAACCGTGATCTATGGGGAGTAATTCTAGATGGCCCAACCATacctataaaaataacaacTGATGGAATCACCAAAATCCCAAAGGAAAGAAAGGAATGGAATGTTAAAGACAAGCTTGCAATTCAAAACAATGCCAAAGCTAAGAAAATTGTGATATGTGGCATAGGACCAGACGAATCCAATCGAATCTCATCATGTCAAGATGCCAAAGCCATATGGGAAACAATGCGAACAGATTATGAGGGAACAACGCAAGTCAAGAAGTCTAAAATTGATAACTTGACCAGGCAATATGAGCTGTTCAGGATGGCAGAAGGAGAGACTATTCAAGACATGCACACAAGGTTCACCTCCATCATTAATGAGATGTACTCTTTAGGAGAGATAGTGCCTAACAAAAAAGCAGTAAGGAAACTCTTGAGTGTCCTTCCTGAAACATGGAAAAGCAAAGTCGAGGCTATCACTAAAGCCCGCGACCTAGACTCACTGGGAATGGATTAG
- the LOC138348788 gene encoding uncharacterized protein, translated as MFGTVVVGDCRFGKSVVSWTGDTGVSWTGDGGDSMMGCGGESVTTGEDAPLTSDGEEVTCGGGDVVFGGGDGVFSGGDGAFGCGYGVFSGGDGAFCGGVVGSWLSSPRLGTTSTTGFSTP; from the coding sequence ATGTTTGGGACAGTGGTTGTGGGAGATTGTCGGTTTGGTAAAAGTGTGGTTTCATGGACCGGTGATACTGGGGTTTCTTGGACTGGTGATGGGGGAGATTCGATGATGGGTTGTGGTGGGGAGTCTGTAACGACAGGTGAAGATGCTCCTTTAACAAGTGATGGTGAAGAGGTTACTTGTGGTGGTGGAGATGTTGTTTTTGGTGGTGGAGATGGAGTGTTTAGTGGTGGTGATGGAGCTTTTGGTTGTGGTTATGGAGTTTTTAGTGGTGGTGATGGAGCTTTTTGTGGTGGTGTGGTTGGGAGTTGGCTTTCTTCCCCAAGATTGGGCACAACATCAACAACTGGGTTCTCTACCCCCTAA
- the LOC138348789 gene encoding uncharacterized mitochondrial protein AtMg00240-like, producing the protein MGELNFFLGLQIKQTPVETSIHQQKYIKELLKKYDMNEAKTNDTPIGTTTNLDKDESGSPFNDTTYRGKIGSLLYLTASRPDILFSVGLCARFQSCPKESHLKAVKRIMRYLKGTINLVLWYPTSDSFNLKGFADADYARHMVDRKSTSGMAHFLGPCLISWATRKQNSVALSTELSMLQLLHVLPNFFG; encoded by the coding sequence atgggaGAATTGAACTTCTTCTTAGGACTCCAAATTAAGCAAACTCCAGTTGAAACATCAATTCATCAGCAAAAGTACATCAAGGAATTACTGAAGAAGTATGATATGAATGAAGCTAAGACAAATGATACCCCCATTGGGACAACAACAAACCTTGATAAAGATGAATCAGGTTCACCATTCAATGACACTACATATAGAGGTAAGATTGGATCACTCCTATATCTCACTGCCAGTAGACCTGATATATTGTTTAGTGTTGGTCTATGTGCAAGATTTCAGTCTTGTCCAAaggaatcacatctaaaagctGTCAAGAGGATCATGAGATATTTGAAAGGTACAATAAACCTGGTTCTCTGGTATCCAACCAGTGACTCTTTTAATCTAAAGGGATTTGCTGACGCTGATTATGCAAGACACATGGTTGATAGAAAAAGTACTTCTGGGATGGCACACTTTTTAGGACCATGTTTAATATCCTGggcaacaagaaaacaaaattcagtGGCTCTATCTACTGAACTAAGTATGTTGCAGCTGCTTCATGTTTTGCCCAATTTCTTTGGATAG